Within Sinorhizobium sp. RAC02, the genomic segment GCGGGCAGCGCCGAGGGCGCGGGTATCGATACGACGGTGAAGGCCTTCGTCGATTTCCAGAACGACGTCTGCGCCAAGGATATCCGCCTTGCCGTACGCGAGGGCATGCACTCGATCGAGCATATCAAGCGCTTCACCACCAATGGCATGGCGACGGATCAGGGCAAGCTGTCCAACATCCATGGCCTTGCCATCGCCTCAGAAGTGCTGAACCGCGAAATCCCGAAGATCGGCCTCACCACCTTCCGCGCGCCCTATACGCCGGTGACCTTCGGTGCGCTGATCAGCCATTCGCGCGGCGACCTGTTCGATCCGGCGCGCAAGACGCCGATGCATGCCTGGGAGGAGGCGCATGGCGCCGTCTTCGAGGATGTCGGCAACTGGAAGCGCGCCTGGTACTATCCGCGTTCCGGCGAAACCATGCACGATGCGGTCAACCGCGAGTGCCGTACGGTGCGTAACGCCGCCGGCCTGTTCGATGCCTCGACGCTCGGCAAGATTGAGGTTGTCGGCCCGGATGCGGCCGAATTCCTCAACCTGATGTACACCAATGCCTGGGACACGCTGAAGCCCGGTCGCTGCCGCTATGGTATCATGCTGCGCGAAGACGGTTTCGTCTATGACGACGGCGTCGTCGGGCGCCTCGCCGAGGATCGCTTCCACGTCACCACCACGACGGGCGGTGCGCCGCGTGTCATGAACCACATGGAAGACTATCTCCAGACGGAATTCCCGTATCTCAAGGTGTGGCTGACCTCGACCACGGAACAGTGGGCGGTCATCGCCGTGCAAGGCCCGAAGGCACGCGAAATCCTCGCGCCGCTGGTCGAAGGCATCGACATGACGAATGAGGCCTTCCCGCATATGAGCGTGCGTGAAGGCAAGATCTGCGGCGTGCCGACAAGGCTCTTCCGCATGTCGTTCACGGGCGAGGCGGGCTTCGAAGTCAACGTGCCGGCCGATTACGGCCAGGCCGTCTGGGAAGCCATCTGGGCGCGTGCCGAACCGCTCGGCGCCTGCGCCTACGGCACCGAAACCATGCACGTCCTGCGCGCCGAAAAGGGCTACATCATTGTCGGCCAGGATACGGACGGTACCGTCACGCCGCACGATGCCAGCCTCAGCTGGGCGGTCTCCAAGAAGAAGACCGACTTCGTCGGCATTCGCGGCCTGAAGCGGCCCGACCTCGTCAAGGAAGGCCGCAAGCAGCTCGTCGGCCTGTTGACCAAGGATCCGACCGTGGTTCTGGAGGAGGGCGCGCAGATCGTCGCCGATCCGAACCAGCCGAAGCCGATGACCATGCTCGGCCATGTGACATCGTCCTACTGGTCGGAGAACTGCGGCCGCTCGATTGCCATGGCACTCGTCGCCGGTGGCCAGGCCCGTTTGGGCCAGACGCTCTACGTGCCGATGCCCGACCGCACCATCGCGGTCGAAGTCAGCGACATGGTCTTTGTCGACAAGGAAGGAGGACGCCTCAATGGCTGATCAAGCTCTCCGCAAGGCGCCGCTCGCCGGCCGTCATGGTGGTTCCGCCGGCGCGCGCGTCACGCCCGCCGCCCCCGCAACCCGCCTGTCGCTGCGTGCCGGCATCGACGCCATCGGCACGCTGTCGCTGGCCTTCGGCCTTGAACTGCCGCAGCGGCCCAAAACTTCGGCATCGGTCAGTGGCCGCCACGCGCTCTGGCTCGGGCCGGACGAGTGGCTGCTGATCGATGAGAACGGCACCGACCTGATGGCGATCGCCTCCGGCGTTTCGGCGCTGCATTCGGCCACGGACGTTTCCCACCGCAACACGGCGATCCTCGTTTCCGGGCCGGATGCGGCCGGTGCGATTGCCAGCAGCTGCCCGCTCGATCTCGGCAAGACGATCTTCCCGGTCGGTGCCGCGGCCCGCACCGTGCTCGGCAAGATCGAGATCGTGCTCCTGCGCACGGGCGAAGAGGATTATCGCGTCGAATGCTGGCGTTCGTTCTCGTCGTACGCCTTCGGCATTCTTGCCGAAGGTGCGGAAGACGCCGGGCTCTGATCCCGGATCAGAAGAAGCGATAGAAAAACAGGGCTGTCTCTCGCGTGCCGGGGGACAGCCCTTTGTACAGGTACCGGTCGTGGCCGCCGAGGGTAAATCCCTGGCGCATGTAGAACCGGCAGGCTGCGACATTGGTCGTCTGGGTCTCGAGCCGGATGCCGGGTAGGTCCTTCTCCTTCGCCCAGGTGACCGCCTGCTGCATCAGACGTTGTGCGGCACCGGTGCCGCGCCATTCCATGTCGACGGCAAGATCATCGATCGAGGCGAGATCGTTCCATTCGCGCGACAGCGCGATGTAGCCGACAGGCGCCTCGTCGCCGACGACGACAAAGAGGCCCTTGTCATCCGTCGCCACATGCAGCGCCAGTTCCGCCGGATCGAAGCCATAACTTTTCGGATAGGGCTCGACCGGGCGCGCATGGGCCAGCCAGTCGCCTTCGAAGGGCGGCGCGGCCTCGCGAGTGATGAGGAAGGAGAAATCGCAGGCGCCAAGCGCCGTCAGATCCTCCGGGGTGGCAGATCGAACCTTCACACGTCCTCCGGACGGTCCTTCGGGTCGAACTGGATGATGGTGATCCAGTCGGCCGTCAGCGCCGGCTTGCGCTCGTCCTCGATCTCGACCGTCACGTCGTAGCGGATCGTCACCATGCCGGCGCCGCGGAAGCGGGCTTCGGCGAGAACGAAGCGGCCGCGCACGCGCGCGCCGCTCTTCACCGGCGTCATGAAGCGAACTTTATCAAACCCGTAATTGATGCCCATCGTCTGTTCGACGATGCGCGGAACGCAGTCGTAGTTCATTGCCGAGAGCAGTGAGAGCGTCAGGAAGCCGTGGGCGATCGTGCCGCCGAAGGGGGTTTCCGCCGCCGCGCGCACGGGATCGGTGTGAATGAACTGATGGTCTTCCGTGGCCTCGGCAAAGCGGTCGATCATCGTCTGGTCGACGGTGAACCAGCGTGACAGGCCGAGCTCCGTGCCGACGAGGGCGGCAATGTCTTTCAGGTGGATATTGTCTGGCATAGGGCTTTCCCGTCGATCGATTCGCGCCTCTTCTAGAGGGGCGGTTTGTCCGGGCAATGAAGATCAATGCTTTTCGACAAAAATCTCGACGCTGCGTGGATGAAGGAGACCAGTCGCGGGATGGTTGGCAGAAAGCAGGCTCGTCCACTCTCGCCCCTCCGGGGGCGGCAAGGCAAGAGCTTGCGCGCCATGAGTCCGGTTGATGGCAAGCGCAAGATGAACGATCCGTTGCTGCTGTAGATCAGGTGTCTTCAAAAGGGCAAGCAGGGTTCCGGCGAACGGCGCTTCCCAGTCGCCGACGGTCATCGGGCTGCCTGCCAGCGTCAGCCACTCGACATCGCCCGCGCCGCTGAGGAATGTGGTCTCGCCAAGCGCGGGAAAACGCTTGCGGATCGCTGCGAGCATGGCGGTGTGCTCGATCAGGCCTTCGTCCAGCCTGTCCCAATGCATCCAGGTGATGGCATTGTCCTGGCAATAGGCATTGTTGTTGCCCTGCTGGCTGCGCCCGCCCTCGTCGCCGGCCGTCAGCATCACCGTGCCGCGCGAGAGGAAGAGGCTGGACAGCAGCGCCTTCACATCGGCGCGGCGGGCGGACAGCACCGCGCCGTCCGTCGTCGCACCCTCGACGCCATTGTTCCAGGAGTGGTTTTCGTTGTGGCCGTCGCGGTTGTCCTCGCCGTTCGCCTCGTTGTGCTTCACCGTGTGCGAAACGAGGTCCATCAGCGTGAAGCCATCATGGGCGGCGAGGAAATTGACGGTTCGTGTGCTGTCCCCGCCGTGGCGTGAAAAAATGTCGGAGGAGCCGGCAAAGGCGGTGACGAAAGACCCTAGCCGATGGCTGTCGCCGCGCCAGAAAGTGCGTGTGTCGTCGCGGTAGCGGTCGTTCCATTCCAGGAAGGGGGCGGGGAAATTGCCGAGCTGGTAGCCGCCGGGGCCGATATCCCAGGGTTCGGCGATCAGCACGCGGTCTTTCAACAGCGGGTCGGCGCAGATTTCAGACAGCAGGGCGGCGTGGGCGGAAAAGCCGTCGGTCTCGCGGCCGAGGATCGTCGCGAGGTCGAAGCGGAAACCATCGACGCCGGCATGGCGCACGAAATAGCGCAGGCTGTCGAGCACGAGCTGGCGGACGACGGGGTGCTCACCGGCAATGGTGTTGCCGCAGCCGGTGTCGTTGATCAGTTCGCCGGGTCGACCCTCCACATGGCGGTAATAGGTGAGGTTGTCGAGGCCGCGCATGGAGAGCGTCGCGCCATGGCGGTCGCTCTCGCCGGAATGGTTGAAGACGAGATCGAGCACGACACCGATATTTTCCGCGCGCAGGGCCGCGACGGTGTCGGCGAGTTCCGTCATGCCGCCCGGCACGAGGCGTGGGTCGAGCGCCATCAGTGCGATCGGGTTGTAGCCCCAGCTGTTGGACAGGCCGAGCGGTGGCAGGTGGCGCTCGTCGATCCAGGCGGTGATCGGCATCAACTCGACCGCATCGACGCCGAGGCGTTTGAGATGGGCGAGCACGGCGGGGTGGGCCAAGGCTGCGACCGTGCCGCGCATGGCCTCCGGCACGTCCGGGTGCAGCATGGTGAAGCTGCGCACGGCAATTTCATAGACGAAGCCGCCGGGACGGAAGATCGGTGGTTTTACGTTGACGAGCACGTCGCGGGTGACGATGGCCTTTGGCACGATGGCCGCCGTGTCCGTGCCGAGGAGCGTCAGCCGGCCATCATGCACGAAGGGGCGATCGAGTTCCTTGGCATAGGGGTCAACCAGCAACTTGGCCGGGTCGAACCACAGGCCGTGATCCGGCGAATAGACGCCGTCCGCGCGAAAACCGTAGCGCGTGCCTTCTGCGGCGCCCTCGACGAAGACGCGGTGGAAGCCGTTTTCATCCCGCCCCATGGTGAGGCGGGCGAGTTCCGTGTTGCCATCATCGTCGAACAGGCAAAGCTCGACGCGGCCGGCATCGTGCGAATAGACCGAGAACTCCACCCCCTCCCCGGAGAGCGTGGCGCCCGGTGCGAAGGAGGGGGCGATTGTCGTCATCTCAGGTGATCACGGTTGGCGCGTCGCGGCCGGTGCGGCTCTTGATGCCGGCGATCGTGTCGGCGACGGTGATGAGGTCGGAAAGCGCCTCCTGCGTCTCGACGTCATGGCGCGCGGCGTCCGGCTCGAAGCGCTCGATGTAGACGCGCAGCGTGGCGCCCGAGGTGCCGGTGCCGGACAGGCGGAAGACCACGCGCGAGCCGCCTTCGAAGAGAATGCGGATGCCCTGGTTCTTGCTCACCGACTGATCGACCGGGTCGTTGTAGGCAAAGTCGTCTGCCGTTGCGACGGTGAGAGCACCGAAAGACTTGCCGGGAAGGGTCGCGAGCTGGTCGCGCAGGTTCGCTACCAGGCCATTCGCGGCATCGGTGTCGACTTCCTCGTAGTCGTGGCGGGAATAGTAGTTGCGGCCGTAGGTCGCCCAATGCTGCTCGACGATGTCGAGCACGCTTTCCTTGCGCACGGCGAGGATGTTGAGCCAGAGCAGCACCGCCCAGAGGCCGTCCTTCTCGCGCACATGGTTGGAGCCGGTGCCGGCACTTTCCTCGCCGCAGATCGTGGCAAGGCCGGCATCGAGCAGGTTGCCGAAGAATTTCCAGCCGGTCGGCGTTTCGTAGATGCCGATGCCGAGTTTTTCCGCGACGCGGTCGGCCGCACCGGATGTCGGCATGGAGCGGGCGATGCCGGCGAGGCCCGCAGCATAGCCGGGGGCCAAATGGGCGTTGGCGGCGAGCAGCGCGAGGCTGTCGGAGGGGGTCACGAAGATGCCCTTGCCGATGATCAGGTTGCGGTCACCGTCGCCGTCGGAGGCGGCGCCGAAGTCCGGCGCGTCGTCGGCCATCATCGCCTCGTAGAGGGCGCGGGCATGCACGAGGTTCGGGTCCGGGTGATGGCCGCCGAAATCGGGCAGCGGCATGAAGTTCAGCACCGAGCCCTTGCTCGCGCCGAGGCGGTTTTCGAGGATTTCCTTGGCATAGGGGCCGGTGACGGCGCTCATCGCGTCGAAGACGATGCGGAACCCGCCGGAGAGCAGGCCGCGGATGGCGTCGAAATCGAAAAGCTGTTCCATCAGCGCGGCATAGTCGGCGACGGGATCGATGACCGTGACCGTCATGCCCTCGATTTCATGGCTGCCCTCGAGGTCGAGGTTGAGATCGTCGGCGTCGGCGATCTTGTAGCTGTCGATCGACAGGGTGCGGGCGAAGATCGCATCGGTGATCTTTTCCGGCGCCGGGCCGCCATTGCCGATATTGTACTTGATGCCGAAGTCTTCGGTCGGGCCGCCGGGATTGTGGCTGGCGGAGAGCACGATGCCGCCGAAGGCCTGGTATTTGCGGATGACGTTGGACGCGGCGGGCGTCGACAGGATGCCGCCACGGCCGACGAGCACGCGGCCGAACCCGTTGGCGGCGGCCATCTTGATGGCGAGCTGGATGACTTCGCGGTTGTAGTATCGGCCATCGCCGCCGATCACCAGGGTCTGGCCGGCAAAGCCCTCCAGCGAATCGAAGATCGACTGGATGAAGTTCTCCGCATAGTTGGCCTGCTGGAAGACGGGCACCTTCTTGCGCAGGCCGGACGTGCCGGGCTTCTGGTCGGTGTAGGGCGTCGTCGAAACGGTGTTGATGGTCATGGCTTAGACTCGCGAAAGAAGGCTGGAATAGAGGTCGGCATAACGCGCGGCGCTGTTTTCCCAGGAAACGTCGGACTTCATGCCCTGGTTCTGGATGCGGGCCCAGATTTTGGGCTCGCTATAGGCCTTGAAGACCCGGCGCAGCGCGTGTTGCAGGCCCTCGGCATTGATCGGGGTGAACTGGAAGCCCGTTGCGACGCGGGCGGAAAGGGCGGCCTCGTTGGCGTCGATCACGGTGTCGGCAAGGCCGCCGGTGCGTGCGACGATGGGAACGCAGCCGTAGCGCAGGCCATAGAGCTGGGTGAGGCCGCAGGGCTCGAAGCGCGACGGGATGAGGATCGCGTCGGCGCCGGCCTGCATGAGATGCGACAGCGGCTCGTTGTAGCCGATGACGATGCCGATGCGGCCACGATGGCGGGAGGCGGCGGCGAGCAGCGCGCCTTCGAGGCCCTGGTCACCGGAGCCGAGCACGGCAAGCTTACCGCCCTGCTCGACGATCCAGTCGGCCGTCTCGGCGATGAGATCGATGCCCTTCTGCCAGGTGAGGCGGCTGACGACGCAGAAGATCGGGCCGGTGTCCTGTACGAGGCTGAAACGCTCGGCGAGCGCCTGCCGGTTGACGGCACGCTGCTTGAGGGAGCCGGCGGCATAGGTGCGGGCGATATGGGCGTCCGTTTCGGGGCTCCACACGGCAGTGTCGATGCCGTTGACGAGGCCGACGAGATCGGAGGCGCGCGCATTCATCAGGCCTTCGAGGCCCATGCCGTATTCCGGCGTCATGATCTCGTGTGCATAGGTTGGGCTGACCGTGGTGATCGACCAGGCTGTGCGCAGCCCTCCCTTCAGGAAGCCGACATCGCCGTAATATTCCAGTCCATCCACGGTGAAGGCCTCCGGTGGCAGGCCGAGGTCCGGAAAAATATCGGCGCCGAACTGACCCTGGAAGGCGAGATTGTGCA encodes:
- a CDS encoding sarcosine oxidase subunit gamma; this translates as MADQALRKAPLAGRHGGSAGARVTPAAPATRLSLRAGIDAIGTLSLAFGLELPQRPKTSASVSGRHALWLGPDEWLLIDENGTDLMAIASGVSALHSATDVSHRNTAILVSGPDAAGAIASSCPLDLGKTIFPVGAAARTVLGKIEIVLLRTGEEDYRVECWRSFSSYAFGILAEGAEDAGL
- a CDS encoding GNAT family N-acetyltransferase — encoded protein: MKVRSATPEDLTALGACDFSFLITREAAPPFEGDWLAHARPVEPYPKSYGFDPAELALHVATDDKGLFVVVGDEAPVGYIALSREWNDLASIDDLAVDMEWRGTGAAQRLMQQAVTWAKEKDLPGIRLETQTTNVAACRFYMRQGFTLGGHDRYLYKGLSPGTRETALFFYRFF
- a CDS encoding MaoC family dehydratase — protein: MPDNIHLKDIAALVGTELGLSRWFTVDQTMIDRFAEATEDHQFIHTDPVRAAAETPFGGTIAHGFLTLSLLSAMNYDCVPRIVEQTMGINYGFDKVRFMTPVKSGARVRGRFVLAEARFRGAGMVTIRYDVTVEIEDERKPALTADWITIIQFDPKDRPEDV
- the glgX gene encoding glycogen debranching protein GlgX; protein product: MTTIAPSFAPGATLSGEGVEFSVYSHDAGRVELCLFDDDGNTELARLTMGRDENGFHRVFVEGAAEGTRYGFRADGVYSPDHGLWFDPAKLLVDPYAKELDRPFVHDGRLTLLGTDTAAIVPKAIVTRDVLVNVKPPIFRPGGFVYEIAVRSFTMLHPDVPEAMRGTVAALAHPAVLAHLKRLGVDAVELMPITAWIDERHLPPLGLSNSWGYNPIALMALDPRLVPGGMTELADTVAALRAENIGVVLDLVFNHSGESDRHGATLSMRGLDNLTYYRHVEGRPGELINDTGCGNTIAGEHPVVRQLVLDSLRYFVRHAGVDGFRFDLATILGRETDGFSAHAALLSEICADPLLKDRVLIAEPWDIGPGGYQLGNFPAPFLEWNDRYRDDTRTFWRGDSHRLGSFVTAFAGSSDIFSRHGGDSTRTVNFLAAHDGFTLMDLVSHTVKHNEANGEDNRDGHNENHSWNNGVEGATTDGAVLSARRADVKALLSSLFLSRGTVMLTAGDEGGRSQQGNNNAYCQDNAITWMHWDRLDEGLIEHTAMLAAIRKRFPALGETTFLSGAGDVEWLTLAGSPMTVGDWEAPFAGTLLALLKTPDLQQQRIVHLALAINRTHGAQALALPPPEGREWTSLLSANHPATGLLHPRSVEIFVEKH
- a CDS encoding alpha-D-glucose phosphate-specific phosphoglucomutase; the protein is MTINTVSTTPYTDQKPGTSGLRKKVPVFQQANYAENFIQSIFDSLEGFAGQTLVIGGDGRYYNREVIQLAIKMAAANGFGRVLVGRGGILSTPAASNVIRKYQAFGGIVLSASHNPGGPTEDFGIKYNIGNGGPAPEKITDAIFARTLSIDSYKIADADDLNLDLEGSHEIEGMTVTVIDPVADYAALMEQLFDFDAIRGLLSGGFRIVFDAMSAVTGPYAKEILENRLGASKGSVLNFMPLPDFGGHHPDPNLVHARALYEAMMADDAPDFGAASDGDGDRNLIIGKGIFVTPSDSLALLAANAHLAPGYAAGLAGIARSMPTSGAADRVAEKLGIGIYETPTGWKFFGNLLDAGLATICGEESAGTGSNHVREKDGLWAVLLWLNILAVRKESVLDIVEQHWATYGRNYYSRHDYEEVDTDAANGLVANLRDQLATLPGKSFGALTVATADDFAYNDPVDQSVSKNQGIRILFEGGSRVVFRLSGTGTSGATLRVYIERFEPDAARHDVETQEALSDLITVADTIAGIKSRTGRDAPTVIT
- the glgA gene encoding glycogen synthase GlgA, translating into MKILSVASEVFPLIKTGGLADVAGALPIALAGHGMQMRTLMPGYPGVMQRLSTVDVVATFDDLLGEPARILATTHEGLDILVLDAPGFYDRPGGPYTDATGKDFVDNWRRFAALSFAGAEIARGLLPDWQPDIVQAHDWQAAMTAVYMRYTGLQHIPTIITVHNLAFQGQFGADIFPDLGLPPEAFTVDGLEYYGDVGFLKGGLRTAWSITTVSPTYAHEIMTPEYGMGLEGLMNARASDLVGLVNGIDTAVWSPETDAHIARTYAAGSLKQRAVNRQALAERFSLVQDTGPIFCVVSRLTWQKGIDLIAETADWIVEQGGKLAVLGSGDQGLEGALLAAASRHRGRIGIVIGYNEPLSHLMQAGADAILIPSRFEPCGLTQLYGLRYGCVPIVARTGGLADTVIDANEAALSARVATGFQFTPINAEGLQHALRRVFKAYSEPKIWARIQNQGMKSDVSWENSAARYADLYSSLLSRV